Part of the Tepiditoga spiralis genome, ATTTTTCAAATATTTCGTCATTTAATTCAGAAACTTTTACTAAAGAGTCTGAAATATATTTTTTTGGAAGTAAAGGACTAAATACAATATCTTTTAATGCATCATCATTTTCAATTTTTGCATTTATTTTTTTTATTCCAGATATATATTTATCCAAATCTTCCAGTTTTTCATTACTAACAAGAAGGGCAATCAATGCGTTAGTGTATCTGGTTGCAAGTGAGTAAGAAACTTTCATAAGTTTTCTCCTCTTTTTTCAAATAAGTCAATAGCTCTTTGTACCATCTTTTGATTAGCTTGTTTATCTAATTGTTCCTTTAAAATCATTCCAGAAATTGCTATTGATAAACTTACAACCTTTGATTGCATTTCCTTCATTGCTTTTTCTTTAATTTCATTTGCTTCCATTTCAGCTTTTTTTATTATGTTTCCTTTTTCTTTTTCAGCTATTTCTTTTGCTGATTCAACAATTTTTTTTGCTTCCATTTCAGCATTTTTAATCAAAGATTCTCTTTGTTCACGAACTTTTAAAAGTTCTTCTTCCGATAACTTTTTCTTTTCTTGTGCATCAATACGAAGCTTTTCTGCTTCATTTAAGTTTTTTTCTATTTCTGCACGTCTTTTATCAGTCATCTCAAAATATGGTTTATAAAGCATGTAGTATAGAGTAATCATAAATGCAGTAAAACCAATTAGATTAACTATTGAAGTCATGTTAAAACTAAGCATTTATCACACCCCTTTTCCGGGTAAAATTTAATTACATTGCAAAAAGGATAATAAAAGCAATAACTAAAGAATAAAGACCTGTTGATTCTGTAACAGCCATAGCAAGTAACATTCTTGAAGTTATTGTACCAGCCATTTCTGGTTGTCTAGCAATAGAATCCATTGCATGTGCACCAACATTACCTTCACCGACACCAGGACCAATAGCTCCTATACCCATTGCAAGCCCTGCACCTATAAATTTACCGAGAAAGTAGAGACCAATACCTAATGTACCTGCATTATCCGCAAGAGTTTTTAATAAATCCATACTCTTCTCCTCCTTTTTTTTGATGGTTGATTATATTTTTGAACATTTTTACTCAAGTAAAGCACCTATATAGGCAATTGCAAGAAGTGAAAAAACAAAAGCCTGAATTAATCCAACAAACCAGCCAAAAAAGCCCCATAAAAATACTGGTAGTACAAAATATTTTAACATTGAACTCAATATTAAAACTAATATTCCACCACCCATTATATTTCCAAAAAGCCTCAATGAATGAGAAACAGGTTTAGCAATTTCACCAATCAAGTTCATAGGCAACATTAATGGTGTTGGATCTATAAACATCTTCAACCAATTCTTAATTCCTTTAGATCTTATTGCAAAAATATGGCTAATGATGAGTACCATTACAGCATAAGTTACATTAACATTCAAATCAGATGTTGGAGTATACCATGTATCTGTAAAAAGTTCTAAAGATAATCCAGAAGATTTTGGTACAACACTTATCCCAGGCATACCGCCCAATAAATTCGATACTAAAATATAAAAGAATAAAGTTGTGGCAATTACAAATGTTGCTCTTCTAAATCTTTTATCTGGAATAGTATCTTCAACAAGTTCCCAGAAGTAATCCAATACTAACTCTACTATTGATTGTTTTCTTCCTGGAATTCTCTCAAATTTGACTGTTGAAAAAAACAATACAACTATAATCATAATTGCAGCTGAAATGATTAAAGTCATAGGGTTTATTTGTCCCCAAAAACCATCACCAAACTTATAAATCCACCTTTGACCAACGCCATCTAACATCTCTTTTAATCCTTCTTTTGACATGATGACGTTTACAATACCGAGGACAACGTAAAGCGAAAAAAACGAAATAATTATTTTTTTTAATTTATTGTCTTTTTCGTTTGACATCCTTACACCCCCAAGCTCTATAAATTTTTATTCGTAATAAAAGGAACTATCTTTAAATTAATTAAACCTATAAAAGATAGTATAAGTGCTATTTTAGAAACTAATGCCGCAGTAAATAATATAAAAGCGTAAATTGCATAACGTACAAAATAACCATTTGGAATTTTCTTATAAAAAGCCATTTTTTTTATATCTGTAGACATTAAAAGCAATGCCGATATTGTACCAATGCTTCCATAAAGTATCCAAAAAGAATTAAATTTATAAATAAAAAAAGAAA contains:
- the atpF gene encoding F0F1 ATP synthase subunit B, which translates into the protein MLSFNMTSIVNLIGFTAFMITLYYMLYKPYFEMTDKRRAEIEKNLNEAEKLRIDAQEKKKLSEEELLKVREQRESLIKNAEMEAKKIVESAKEIAEKEKGNIIKKAEMEANEIKEKAMKEMQSKVVSLSIAISGMILKEQLDKQANQKMVQRAIDLFEKRGENL
- a CDS encoding F0F1 ATP synthase subunit C; translated protein: MDLLKTLADNAGTLGIGLYFLGKFIGAGLAMGIGAIGPGVGEGNVGAHAMDSIARQPEMAGTITSRMLLAMAVTESTGLYSLVIAFIILFAM
- the atpB gene encoding F0F1 ATP synthase subunit A, translated to MSNEKDNKLKKIIISFFSLYVVLGIVNVIMSKEGLKEMLDGVGQRWIYKFGDGFWGQINPMTLIISAAIMIIVVLFFSTVKFERIPGRKQSIVELVLDYFWELVEDTIPDKRFRRATFVIATTLFFYILVSNLLGGMPGISVVPKSSGLSLELFTDTWYTPTSDLNVNVTYAVMVLIISHIFAIRSKGIKNWLKMFIDPTPLMLPMNLIGEIAKPVSHSLRLFGNIMGGGILVLILSSMLKYFVLPVFLWGFFGWFVGLIQAFVFSLLAIAYIGALLE